From a single Tetrapisispora phaffii CBS 4417 chromosome 15, complete genome genomic region:
- the LRG1 gene encoding GTPase-activating protein LRG1 (similar to Saccharomyces cerevisiae LRG1 (YDL240W); ancestral locus Anc_2.2), translating to MQNFSTSSQLVNNHDHACVNILSQKDTNPISNNNNNNNNNHVHNKTSVDNRKFCERCKKPIIQGDKKGKSTLKALGKYYHDECFNCEDCNTPLKRKYFPFTLKNENTTILLCQYDYFKRNELLCAVCDQPLRGLYYTAFGKKYDEKHFSCVICSEPCGIKKCFIDNEKLYCKYHFLKFHSKLCNGCEYPISDQYIEFLKGDEVNCWHPECYGIHKYWHVTLSSEKLALPEIKKILSSELDNNTDDDIDSLKRDLDAKMNIFNNLLSKVWSTLYKFEEQTAACISDMFQHLASIDQIKGLESCALLVLKTECLFKALGTLDNEIPTDENEDNTTIEEYQDKNFSLRKISKNLTTKIMIYLQILRKINLDPATIKSQMPTFMSIITGLAHFLKLIMRYGLFVVLEKNKITNSNTPLMKYLKALRKYEEYSSQPFNYIKLSIKVTDNCYQCNKYIQEGCIKYHDKRWHAKCFNCFKCNNHIGLDELSDATFNQQQNTILCGNCSIEDPISTSGFQYVTRLIQLIFLLKIGLVKSKAVTEMQLKYNKNSNKSTVNEAVMMQQTYIRTLNDISKLKSKRESVSVSHKQNARLSMLLTTTDENTEEPTITLEDKLISSGNEENNTKVSFLPENVFSNGRSLTLDDISRIVAVEQARELRPNAFTHFKKLKETDEESVRVVAKESGSFYSELSNSDSLILQAIALSLLQNEKSMEKLMVPSTLIPSIPKGDKSNSSNKFWNIIKIKRNKETKKKKIKKTFGVPLDYLCESWGIQSDLGVGPSKIQIPIVVDELIFSLRQMDLSVEGIFRINGNIRKLNELTLEIDNNPGKTPDFSKETAIQLSALLKKFIRSLPEPLMSRELYDMWINAARIESETEKRKFMSLLYSILPVYNRNVLEVLLSFLFWTSSFSHIENQMGSKMDIHNLSTVIAPNILYNGSGDNNIPLKSASTNMDTKHNTYRDAFAQNEGENYFLAIEVVDYVITNNIELAMVPRFLIRLLEEVKQLNYTDYESIKRFVLEKINSGAIEFDIDQQPLRSETVKTVHSSTIIHVKE from the coding sequence ATGCAAAACTTTTCAACAAGCTCTCAATTAGTCAATAACCATGACCATGCATGCGTGAATATTCTATCACAGAAAGATACAAATCcaatttctaataataataataataataataataaccaTGTTCATAATAAGACTTCGGTAGATAATAGAAAATTCTGTGAGAGGTGTAAAAAACCTATAATTCAGGGTGATAAAAAAGGTAAAAGTACATTGAAGGCTCTaggaaaatattatcatgaTGAATGCTTTAATTGTGAAGATTGTAATACTCCTTTGaagagaaaatattttccattCACacttaaaaatgaaaatacaacaatattattatgtcaatatgattattttaaaagaaatgaattattatgtGCAGTATGCGACCAACCACTAAGAGGACTTTATTATACAGCCTTTGGAAAAAAGTATGATGAAAAACACTTCTCTTGTGTTATATGTAGTGAACCATGTGGTATTAAGAAATGTTTCATAgacaatgaaaaattatattgtaaatatcATTTCCTGAAATTTCACTCTAAACTCTGTAATGGTTGTGAGTATCCTATTTCAGATCAATATATTGAGTTTTTGAAAGGTGATGAAGTTAATTGTTGGCATCCAGAATGTTATGGTATCCATAAATATTGGCATGTTACGTTATCTTCTGAAAAATTGGCTCTGCctgaaataaaaaagatacTATCATCTGAACTCGACAATAATACAGATGATGACATTGATAGTCTAAAAAGAGACTTAGACGCAAAAATGaatatctttaataatttgCTATCAAAAGTATGGTCTACGTTATATAAATTCGAAGAACAAACAGCTGCTTGTATTTCAGATATGTTTCAACACCTTGCTAGTATTGATCAAATAAAAGGTCTCGAGTCATGTGCCTTGTTGGTACTTAAAACAGAATGTTTATTTAAAGCTTTAGGAACTTTGGATAACGAGATTCCAACAGATGAGAATGAAGATAATACCACTATTGAAGAATACCAAGATAAAAACTTCAGCTTAAGaaagatttcaaaaaatttaacaacAAAGATTATGATTTACTTACAAATACTGAGAAAAATTAATCTAGACCCTGCTACTATTAAATCACAAATGCCAACATTTATGTCTATTATAACTGGATTAGctcattttttaaaattaattatgcGATATGGTTTATTTGTCGTTCTtgagaaaaataaaataactaACTCTAACACACCTTTAATGAAGTACTTAAAAGCATTAAGGAAATATGAAGAATATAGTTCTCAACCATTTAATTACATTAAGTTATCAATCAAAGTTACCGACAACTGTTATCAATGTAATAAGTATATCCAAGAGGGTTGTATAAAATACCATGATAAAAGATGGCATGCTAAGtgttttaattgtttcaaatgTAATAATCATATAGGTTTAGACGAACTATCAGATGCCACGTTTAATCAACAACAAAACACAATATTATGTGGAAACTGTTCTATTGAGGATCCTATCTCAACTTCAGGTTTTCAATATGTCACTCGATTAAtacaattgatatttttacttAAAATTGGTTTAGTCAAATCGAAAGCAGTCACTGAAAtgcaattaaaatataacaaaaatagtaataaatCCACTGTAAATGAAGCAGTCATGATGCAACAAACATATATTAGAACATTAAATGACATTAGTAAATTGAAATCTAAACGCGAAAGTGTTTCTGTATCACATAAACAAAATGCTAGATTATCTATGTTATTGACAACTACTGATGAAAATACAGAGGAACCTACTATCACACTTGAAGATAAGTTAATCAGTTCTGGAAATGAGGAGAATAATACCAAGGTTAGCTTTTTACCAGAAAATGTTTTTAGTAATGGCCGCTCACTGACTCTTGATGATATATCTAGAATAGTCGCTGTAGAACAAGCGAGAGAATTAAGACCAAATGCATTTACTCATTTTAAGAAGTTAAAAGAAACTGATGAAGAGTCAGTTCGTGTAGTTGCTAAAGAAAGTGGGTCATTTTACTCAGAATTAAGCAATTCAGACTCTCTAATTTTACAAGCCATTgcattatctttattacaaaatgaaaaatctaTGGAAAAGTTGATGGTGCCTTCAACTTTAATACCATCTATTCCCAAAGGtgataaatcaaattcctctaataaattttggaatataataaagatcAAACGGAATAAAGAAActaagaagaagaaaattaaaaaaacatttgGCGTACCTCTGGATTATCTATGCGAATCCTGGGGCATTCAATCAGATTTAGGTGTTGGACCATCAAAAATTCAGATACCAATTGTAGTCGatgaattaatattttcgCTTCGTCAAATGGATTTATCAGTTGAAGGTATCTTTAGAATAAATGGTAACATTCGTAAACTAAATGAATTAACATTAGAAATAGATAATAACCCTGGAAAGACACCTGACTTTTCCAAAGAAACGGCTATTCAACTATCAGCACTACTGAAAAAGTTTATTAGAAGCCTTCCGGAACCACTGATGTCAAGAGAATTATATGACATGTGGATAAATGCAGCAAGAATTGAATCTGAAACAGAAAAGAGAAAATTTATGTCGTTGTTGTATAGCATACTTCCAGTCTATAACAGAAATGTTTTAGAGGTTTTACTATCGTTTTTATTCTGgacttcttctttttcgCACATCGAGAATCAAATGGGCTCCAAGATGGATATACATAACTTATCCACTGTCATTGCTCCTAATATCCTGTATAATGGCAGTGGcgataataatattcctTTAAAATCTGCTTCAACTAATATGGACACAAAACATAATACATATAGAGATGCTTTTGCACAAAATGAAGGtgaaaattatttcttagCGATTGAAGTTGTTGATTACGTTATAACGAACAATATAGAGCTAGCAATGGTTCCAAGATTTTTAATACGTCTATTAGAAGAAGTTAAACAGCTAAACTATACCGATTATGAATCCATAAAACGGTTCGTTCTGGAGAAGATCAACTCGGGCGCTATCGAGTTCGACATCGATCAACAGCCTTTAAGGTCAGAAACTGTTAAAACTGTTCATTCATCAACGATAATTCACGTTAAAGAATAA
- the ATG2 gene encoding Atg2p (similar to Saccharomyces cerevisiae ATG2 (YNL242W); ancestral locus Anc_2.1) produces MPFGFTGSIQKKILAYILNKISILSNVDLSDVDISLGPNSKFTFHKVKLNTDDIKVTNFIVQEGSLDELDIQLTISAVLNIVARNMTVIIKSEKDLLHSVTANQDDGQLLFSLSKSLNDLTTSMMLQLPTSLDLNALEEFNEFEDDTVRSNDATDTELAQTLKRTLSTTTNDNSGHSNIDGGNANSKGTQSTLQMMKKKVLSSFLSKFKLNIIDVKIIFQLDDANENYLEIKVDDILLTNDEMGTRELTLQTLKIYNARKNSSKYSGSPLAQTSMVDSMSMYMSAMETFESTTSLKNNRISSSSIIEAAEQTINILEILSIEGLSLKLTGFNAVDDFKFLNSSLTVKKVSLYYYNLLNLEPALFTLLLRNIFACTEKENDSKVQSPEKFSNYRRFQQEQNISISVNKFTLLLLDFELMISEHLSLKFENFHLSSSEFDEYEINIQSLEPVKVDSKIQKKNNDCNSVMDVLKIKYSSNNAIIDVTKDLEYYLDKTAILDILSAYIKTNALVERYRKVNCYTALSSKAPLNIELKTKTVNIYLLLDNEKLKFELAPIQFTSSDTKFQLNNIEVYRCLINNDTDHILTIKNIEGRNRYPPIQILSQNTSFKKSSIFTNLLLSIDGFYIKESYPKLHRTIKEFMSMAFEYESTIPQRNDNVNHKSCKRSVRVLNCSNIKLRETKNANLVLKIKTVQLDLHQFLNSKFGSLNLSLKENEVIVNEDGELNLCSIKVTASRHFDNSSYSLVKSIAIDSNTLPAIIVNKLSTNKIQIIMKNMEFVFCASFMELLENHKVAHEHEKPNHSVNEKLIIEARMTYCSLILKPFRIKPALLIFFNDIHLNYNTANSYLKCNSTESGIFLIDDISQLKNKKNTSNSCLSDYYYNEGFINIGKFNLLSAQLKFKDNGSLIKISSELLQLSLCSDSFHTLLFLLIDFKIPLTFPDNLKYKNDFAKNINTMKDVDQSFFDPSKIRLHTDVDNIQIDNDGVIINEFLDQSYPSSEVYESGIDALPEWESTTSSLFTLSNSLECEENYMDNISSVHSSRSTQPENLNIDFNINRISIKFFDGYDWKYTRKQINKTINIVGNKVMESEQVDDTQIQLQTTVFDSILIATTKSDVDKLKTTVNNDIQSEKNPIQPINKANLKPSKIHKIAIEADSISIKAVVFSSITQESNNHNPIILNSFDISVDKFTVLDNVLGSTWNKFLSMLRYEKWPSSKSMLNIKYSSIKPIGSLEAVETIIDVEAAPLRLHVDQGTLDFLLRFLEFKDPRFELVDDYPELTFIQKFSSNSVKIVIDYKPKKYNYSGLRSGRSEELVNFFILEGATVTLKAINLYGVNGFERLGFALKENWVPDILSNQLSGIIGGVSSLKPAVTLGSNFKSAITVPVREYRQEGNASRSIKKGVNIFFKTTGGDFIRIGAKMVSGTQTILENTEEFFGGKGSAGRIYSIPETVVNFDSILKEDQLIGGSNPKVRNRDPSALVIDSTKTEDGYPRVISLYADQPLNVHQGLEEAYHALEKNLYIAYDTIKDKTKVSNGENDFSITNDYGPKLTALSAAKAAPIAIIRPLIGATEAISKTLLGISNQLDKQQHLNYEDKYKPQIRK; encoded by the coding sequence ATGCCATTTGGATTCACAGGAAGCatacaaaagaaaatactagcatatatattaaataagaTATCCATACTCTCAAATGTTGATTTATCCGATGTTGATATTTCATTAGGGCCAAACTCTAAATTTACATTCCACaaagttaaattaaatacaGATGATATCAAAGTTACTAATTTCATAGTACAAGAGGGTTCACTGGATGAACTAGATATTCAGTTGACAATATCTGCTGTTTTGAATATCGTTGCTCGCAACATGACCGTAATAATTAAATCTGAAAAAGATCTCCTGCACTCAGTAACAGCAAACCAAGATGATGGCCAACTCTTGTTTTCTTTATCCAAAAGTTTGAACGATTTGACAACGTCTATGATGTTACAACTTCCCACAAGCTTGGATTTGAATGCACTAgaagaatttaatgaattcgAAGATGATACAGTGCGAAGTAATGATGCAACAGATACAGAACTTGCCCAAACTTTGAAAAGAACTCTTAGCACAACTACTAATGACAATAGTGGtcattcaaatattgatgGTGGCAATGCAAATTCCAAAGGAACACAAAGTACTTTacaaatgatgaagaaaaaagtTTTGAGTAGCTTTTTGTCGAAATTTAAactaaatattattgatgttaaaattatattccaGTTGGATGATGctaatgaaaattatttggAAATAAAAGTTGATGATATATTGTTGACAAATGATGAGATGGGGACAAGAGAACTAACATTGCAgacattaaaaatttataatgCAAGGAAGAACAGCTCCAAATATTCCGGATCACCATTAGCTCAAACATCTATGGTAGATTCGATGTCTATGTATATGAGTGCAATGGAGACTTTCGAAAGCACAACCTCGCTTAAAAATAACAGAATTTCTTCATCGTCAATTATCGAAGCTGCCGAACAAACGATTAACATTTTAGAAATACTATCAATTGAAGGGctatcattaaaattaactGGATTTAATGCAGTcgatgattttaaatttttaaattccTCATTAACAGTCAAAAAAGTGTCATTATACTATTATAATCTTCTGAATTTGGAACCGGCATTATTCACATTATTACTTCGAAATATATTTGCATGTACCGAGAAGGAGAATGATTCTAAAGTTCAATCTCcagaaaaattttcaaattatagAAGATTCCAACAAGAACAGAATATCTCAATATCTGTAAATAAGTTCACTCTTCTTCTACTGGACTTTGAGTTAATGATAAGCGAACATCTTTCACTGAAGTTTGagaattttcatttgtCTTCTTCAgaatttgatgaatatGAGATTAATATTCAATCATTGGAACCAGTAAAAGTAGATTCAAAAAtccaaaaaaagaataatgatTGCAATAGTGTAATGGATGtcttaaaaataaaatattcatccAATAATGCCATCATTGATGTAACTAAAGatttagaatattatttggatAAAACTGCAATATTAGATATTCTTAGCGCTTATATTAAAACTAACGCATTGGTTGAAAGGTATAGAAAGGTAAATTGTTATACTGCATTATCATCAAAAGCACCATTAAATATTGAGCTCAAAACGAAGACAGTTAATATTTATCTGCTGCtagataatgaaaaattaaaatttgaacTTGCACCAATACAATTTACCAGTTCTGAtacaaaatttcaattaaataacatCGAAGTTTATAGATGCTTGATTAACAATGACACAGATCATATActaacaattaaaaatattgaggGAAGGAACAGATATCCACCGATTCAAATACTATCTCAAAATActtcatttaaaaagtCAAGTATATTTACTAACCTTTTGCTATCAATTGATGGTTTCTATATAAAGGAATCGTATCCAAAGCTTCACCGTacaattaaagaatttatgTCTATGGCTTTTGAATATGAATCTACTATACCACAGAGAAATGATAATGTTAATCATAAATCATGTAAACGTAGTGTTAGAGTACTAAAttgttcaaatattaaattaagGGAAACAAAAAATGCTAATCTggttttaaaaataaaaacagtTCAATTAGATTTGCACCAATTTTTAAACTCGAAGTTTGGATCCTTGAACCTATccttaaaagaaaatgaagttATTGTTAATGAAGATGGagaattaaatttatgCTCCATAAAAGTAACAGCTTCACGACACTTCGACAATTCATCATATTCCCTAGTGAAAAGTATAGCAATAGACTCAAATACTTTACCTGCAATAATCGTGAATAAATTATCgacaaataaaatacaaataattatGAAAAACATGgaatttgttttttgtgCTAGTTTTATGGAGTTATTAGAAAATCATAAAGTGGCGCATGAGCATGAGAAGCCTAACCATTcagttaatgaaaaattaataatcgAAGCAAGAATGACCTACTGctctttaatattaaaaccATTTAGGATAAAACCTGCtctattaatattttttaacgatattcatttaaattacaATACTGCAAACAGTTACCTAAAATGCAATTCCACTGAATCGggtatttttcttattgaCGATATATCTCAActaaagaataaaaaaaatacatcCAATAGTTGTCTTTCGgactattattataatgaaggatttattaatatagGTAAATTTAACTTATTATCGGctcaattaaaatttaaagataatgGATCCCtcataaaaatatcatcagaGCTTCTCCAACTTTCGCTTTGTTCAGATTCATTTCatactttattatttttacttattgattttaaaatccCTTTAACATTCcctgataatttaaaatataaaaatgattttgcgaaaaatatcaatacaATGAAAGACGTAGATCAATCTTTTTTTGATCCATCAAAAATTAGATTACATACAGATGTCgataatattcaaatagaCAATGATGGCGTGataattaatgaatttctTGATCAATCTTATCCTAGTTCTGAGGTATATGAAAGTGGCATTGACGCACTACCTGAATGGGAAAGTACAACGTCATCCTTATTTACTTTAAGCAACTCATTGGAGTGtgaagaaaattatatgGATAATATTTCCAGTGTTCATTCAAGCAGGTCAACACAACCTGAAAATTTGAacattgattttaatattaaccGTATCTCCATTAAATTCTTTGACGGATATGATTGGAAATATACTAGGaaacaaattaataaaacGATCAATATAGTTGGCAATAAGGTCATGGAATCAGAACAAGTTGATGATACCCAAATACAATTACAGACTACTGTTTttgattcaatattaatagCAACGACTAAGTCAGATGTAGATAAACTTAAAACTACtgtaaataatgatatccAATCTGAGAAAAATCCCATTCAACCAATTAATAAAGCGAATTTGAAACCTTCGaaaattcataaaataGCAATTGAAGCTGATTCAATATCTATTAAAGCTGTAGTGTTCTCTAGCATTACGCAAGAGTCAAATAATCATAATCCTATAATACTAAACTCTTTCGATATTTCTGTTGATAAATTTACAGTTCTGGATAACGTTTTAGGATCCACTTggaataaatttttaagtATGTTAAGATATGAAAAGTGGCcttcttcaaaatcaatgcttaatattaaatattcgTCAATAAAACCGATAGGGTCTCTGGAGGCAGTTGAAACAATAATAGATGTTGAAGCTGCTCCCTTAAGATTACATGTTGACCAAGGAACTCTCgattttttattaaggTTTTTAGAATTCAAAGACCCAAGATTTGAATTAGTTGATGACTATCCAGAACTGACATTTATacaaaaattttcttcaaattcagTTAAAATTGTTATTGACTATAAACCGAAAAAATACAACTATTCAGGCTTAAGATCAGGTCGCTCTGAAGAACttgtaaattttttcattctcGAAGGTGCTACTGTCACACTGAAAGCTATTAATCTATACGGAGTTAATGGTTTTGAACGACTGGGTTTTGCTTTGAAAGAGAATTGGGTTCCTGATATACTATCAAACCAGTTATCAGGTATCATTGGTGGAGTTAGTTCCTTGAAACCTGCTGTTACATTAGGATCAAATTTTAAGTCTGCTATAACAGTACCAGTCAGAGAATACCGGCAAGAGGGCAATGCCAGTAGAAGTATAAAGAAGGgtgttaatatatttttcaaaactaCTGGTGGTGATTTCATCAGAATTGGTGCAAAAATGGTATCAGGAACCCAAACCATTTTGGAAAACACTGAAGAATTCTTTGGTGGTAAAGGATCTGCTGGTCGAATATATAGTATTCCTGAAACAGTGGTGAATTTTGATTCTATTTTAAAAGAGGATCAATTGATTGGAGGTAGTAACCCTAAGGTTAGAAATCGTGATCCTAGCGCTCTTGTTATAGATTCTACTAAAACTGAGGACGGATATCCAAGAGTAATAAGTCTATACGCAGATCAACCCTTAAACGTCCATCAAGGTTTAGAAGAAGCGTATCATGCATTGGAAAAGAATCTCTATATTGCATACGATACCATCAAGGATAAGACTAAAGTCAGCAATGGagaaaatgatttttctATAACAAACGATTATGGTCCGAAATTAACTGCATTATCAGCTGCAAAAGCTGCTCCGATAGCAATAATCAGACCATTGATTGGTGCCACTGAAGctatttcaaaaacattattaggtatttcaaatcaattggataaacaacaacatttgaattacgaagataaatataaaccACAGATCAGGAAATAA